One stretch of Kogia breviceps isolate mKogBre1 chromosome 18, mKogBre1 haplotype 1, whole genome shotgun sequence DNA includes these proteins:
- the LOC136793062 gene encoding uncharacterized protein, producing the protein MTNDARLFGHLTEGTQRGVRSRGQALGLGWGSCGGGGRGEADRAPRQPRPSRHPGPLPPSEDGGPHTGGNWERWVPNAQCGGLRGQRGRASAPSSHRGGCFLPCADHLQRGVRSGLNESHHATRALPVLRPEPPGTLCGLTPAGDSAACPSPRGPWSHRSRVSTRACWALQTCVSARAPVQPGSGLSGAPAQLLLTAVCLPSPRALLVAAPLLCTSQWGSFSRSVHFCVKDGRAPWGTATGSWPCSQSTGHGAQNDLPDVISTAQRTTPPPSRPTRARRRPAHGALRLWPHFQIPRPSQAPPALRAPAAPLLLPRGQMGGRACV; encoded by the exons atgactaacgACGCTAGGCTTTTCGGCCACTT AACCGAGGGCACCCAGCGGGGTGTAAGGAGCCGCGGGCAGGCGTTGGGACTTGGGTGGGGAAGctgtgggggaggaggcaggggagagGCCGACCGAGCCCCCAGACAGCCCCGTCCTTCCCGGCATCCTGGCCCTCTGCCGCCTAGTGAAGACGGTGGCCCTCACACCGGAGGGAATTGGGAGCGTTGGGTTCCAAACGCACAGTGTGGGGGGCTGCGTGGCCAGCGGGGGCGGGCGTCCGCTCCGTCCTCCCATCGGGGCGGCTGCTTTCTCCCCTGTGCAGATCACCTTCAACGCGGGGTCCGGTCTGGGCTGAACGAGAGCCATCACGCCACCCGGG CCCTTCCTGTGCTCCGCCCCGAACCCCCCGGCACCTTGTGCGGCCTCACTCCTGCTGGAGACAGTGCCGCCTGTCCGTCTCCCCGGGGGCCTTGGAGCCACCGGTCCCGGGTCTCCACACGCGCCTGCTGGGCTTTGCAGACGTGCGTGTCGGCCCGGGCTCCCGTCCAGCCAGGCAGTGGGCTTTCAGGAGCTCCAGCGCAGCTCCTGCTGACAGCGGTGTGCCTGCCGTCTCCCCGTGCTCTCCTCGTCGCTGCACCCCTGCTCTGCACCTCCCAGTGGGGCTCCTTCTCCAGAAGCGTGCATTTCTGTGTGAAGGATGGACGGGCTCCGTGGGGCACAGCAACGGGGTCCTGGCCTTGTTCCCAGTCCACAGGCCACGGGGCCCAGAATGACCTTCCAGACGTGATCTCCACTGCCCAAAGAACAACTCCTCCCCCTTCGCGACCCACTCgggcccgccgccgccccgcGCATGGGGCGCTCCGGCTCTGGCCCCATTTCCAGATTCCTCGTCCCTCTCAAGCTCCCCCGGCGCTCAGGGCTCCTGCAGCCCCCCTGCTCCTGCCCCGGGGCCAGATGGGGGGCAGGGCTTGTGTGTGA